Proteins encoded together in one Anticarsia gemmatalis isolate Benzon Research Colony breed Stoneville strain chromosome 1, ilAntGemm2 primary, whole genome shotgun sequence window:
- the LOC142974088 gene encoding inactive CLIP domain-containing serine protease A3-like isoform X1, with amino-acid sequence MCLWILTACLGMLPGNPSPIVVVPGVPSPIIVPTAAPTTTTTTTTTTTARPPSPGNMTAAPTMPPTTLPTMPPTTLPPVTTVPTAAPTTLPPVTTVPTAAPTTLPPTTAPTMAPTTPPPMTTVPTAAPTVPPTTLPPVTTVTNVPPTTLPPSPTTMTAAPPTTLPPTVQPTIGGILVPLVICTNPQSVCIFNPNESTAGPLPIDPRLGTTPPASSAAINMPPITGYSAQVPSYDTAVKFPRSRRSVNRENAINVKDFLNSVQNTDGGHNIVKRQSCACVPTGTCIRNTGAGMIDVRIVTPVQCPTGQEYCCGNTTVVPPIACGKTQTVPATAIAPAYGQASFGEFPWQALILTKQNDYIAGGVLIDALNVITVTHRLLPYIVSGTAPNVKVRMGEWDAAGTYEPVPYQEYTITKVFSHPSYNANTLQNDIMVLRLASAVQFTPAMGAAVTINRACLPPTATTAYTGQRCMVSGWGKNMFGQQGQYQQILKKVDVPIVAPATCQTQLQTARLGATYMLDTTSFICAGGEANKDSCTGDGGSGLVCQVSGSWVVVGLVSWGLGCANANVPGVYVNVAGFLPWIQQQVATA; translated from the exons ATGTGTCTGTGGATTTTAACAGCATGCCTGGGGATGCTGCCAGGAAACCCTTCACCAATCGTGGTAGTGCCCGGTGTCCCCTCGCCGATCATAGTGCCTACAGCAGCTCCGACAACAACAACAACCACCACCACCACGACCACCGCGCGACCGCCATCTCCCGGTAACATGACCGCTGCTCCTACGATGCCCCCTACGACGCTTCCTACGATGCCGCCGACGACGCTACCTCCTGTGACGACTGTTCCTACGGCGGCGCCTACTACGTTACCTCCCGTGACGACTGTCCCCACGGCGGCGCCCACCACGCTGCCTCCTACGACTGCTCCCACGATGGCGCCTACTACACCACCTCCTATGACGACCGTGCCTACTGCAGCACCGACTGTGCCGCCGACGACTTTGCCTCCAGTGACGACCGTGACGAATGTACCGCCGACGACTTTGCCTCCTTCTCCCACCACGATGACTGCGGCGCCACCTACCACCCTACCACCGACAGTACAGCCGACTATAGGTGGAATCCTTGTACCACTCGTAATTTGTACCAATCCTCAAtcagtatgtatttttaatccTAATGAATCCACCGCAGGACCACTCCCGATCGATCCCCGGCTCGGCACCACTCCACCAGCATCTTCTGCGGCGATAAATATGCCACCCATTACGGGTTATAGTGCACAAGTACCGTCGTATGATACCGCCGTAAAGTTTCCTAGGTCACGTAGGAGCGTGAACCGTGAAAATGCTATCAATGTTAAAGATTTCCTAAATAGTGTGCAAAATACAGACGGCGGCCACAACATTGTAAAAAGACAAAGTTGTGCTTGTGTCCCTACTGGGACTTGTATCCGAAATACAGGAGCCGGTATGATAGATGTCAGAATCGTCACTCCG GTGCAGTGCCCGACTGGACAAGAATATTGTTGTGGCAACACCACCGTGGTTCCGCCGATAGCTTGTGGCAAAACACAAACTGTTCCTGCTACGGCAATAGCTCCTGCGTATGGGCAAGCTAGTTTTGGTGAATTCCCTTGGCAG GCGCTAATTTTAACGAAACAAAATGATTACATAGCTGGGGGAGTACTGATTGACGCACTCAACGTAATTACCGTAACTCACAGATTATTACCATACAT TGTTTCAGGAACAGCTCCTAACGTGAAAGTTCGTATGGGAGAATGGGATGCCGCTGGAACTTATGAGCCGGTCCCTTATCAAGAGTACACGATAACTAAAGTGTTCAGTCATCCATCGTACAATGCCAACACTTTGCAGAATGACATCATGGTGTTAAGACTGGCTTCAGCAGTACAATTCACACCGGCTATGGGAGCTGCCGTAACTATCAACAGAGCATGTCTGCCACCGACGGCGACCACTGCTTATACGGGACAgag GTGTATGGTATCTGGTTGGGGTAAAAACATGTTCGGCCAGCAAGGCCAGTACCAGCAGATATTGAAGAAGGTCGACGTACCGATAGTGGCTCCGGCGACGTGTCAAACTCAGCTGCAGACTGCTCGGCTCGGCGCTACATACATGCTAGATACTACTTCATTTATTTGCGCTGGAGGCGAAGCGAACAAAGATTCTTGCACT gGTGACGGCGGTTCGGGTCTGGTATGTCAAGTGTCCGGTAGTTGGGTGGTGGTCGGGCTGGTGTCGTGGGGTCTCGGCTGCGCCAACGCCAACGTGCCCGGCGTGTACGTCAACGTCGCCGGCTTCCTGCCCTGGATACAACAACAAGTCGCCACCGcttaa
- the LOC142974088 gene encoding inactive CLIP domain-containing serine protease A3-like isoform X2 → MCLWILTACLGMLPGNPSPIVVVPGVPSPIIVPTAAPTTTTTTTTTTTARPPSPGNMTAAPTMPPTTLPTMPPTTLPPVTTVPTAAPTTLPPVTTVPTAAPTTLPPTTAPTMAPTTPPPMTTVPTAAPTVPPTTLPPVTTVTNVPPTTLPPSPTTMTAAPPTTLPPTVQPTIGPLPIDPRLGTTPPASSAAINMPPITGYSAQVPSYDTAVKFPRSRRSVNRENAINVKDFLNSVQNTDGGHNIVKRQSCACVPTGTCIRNTGAGMIDVRIVTPVQCPTGQEYCCGNTTVVPPIACGKTQTVPATAIAPAYGQASFGEFPWQALILTKQNDYIAGGVLIDALNVITVTHRLLPYIVSGTAPNVKVRMGEWDAAGTYEPVPYQEYTITKVFSHPSYNANTLQNDIMVLRLASAVQFTPAMGAAVTINRACLPPTATTAYTGQRCMVSGWGKNMFGQQGQYQQILKKVDVPIVAPATCQTQLQTARLGATYMLDTTSFICAGGEANKDSCTGDGGSGLVCQVSGSWVVVGLVSWGLGCANANVPGVYVNVAGFLPWIQQQVATA, encoded by the exons ATGTGTCTGTGGATTTTAACAGCATGCCTGGGGATGCTGCCAGGAAACCCTTCACCAATCGTGGTAGTGCCCGGTGTCCCCTCGCCGATCATAGTGCCTACAGCAGCTCCGACAACAACAACAACCACCACCACCACGACCACCGCGCGACCGCCATCTCCCGGTAACATGACCGCTGCTCCTACGATGCCCCCTACGACGCTTCCTACGATGCCGCCGACGACGCTACCTCCTGTGACGACTGTTCCTACGGCGGCGCCTACTACGTTACCTCCCGTGACGACTGTCCCCACGGCGGCGCCCACCACGCTGCCTCCTACGACTGCTCCCACGATGGCGCCTACTACACCACCTCCTATGACGACCGTGCCTACTGCAGCACCGACTGTGCCGCCGACGACTTTGCCTCCAGTGACGACCGTGACGAATGTACCGCCGACGACTTTGCCTCCTTCTCCCACCACGATGACTGCGGCGCCACCTACCACCCTACCACCGACAGTACAGCCGACTATAG GACCACTCCCGATCGATCCCCGGCTCGGCACCACTCCACCAGCATCTTCTGCGGCGATAAATATGCCACCCATTACGGGTTATAGTGCACAAGTACCGTCGTATGATACCGCCGTAAAGTTTCCTAGGTCACGTAGGAGCGTGAACCGTGAAAATGCTATCAATGTTAAAGATTTCCTAAATAGTGTGCAAAATACAGACGGCGGCCACAACATTGTAAAAAGACAAAGTTGTGCTTGTGTCCCTACTGGGACTTGTATCCGAAATACAGGAGCCGGTATGATAGATGTCAGAATCGTCACTCCG GTGCAGTGCCCGACTGGACAAGAATATTGTTGTGGCAACACCACCGTGGTTCCGCCGATAGCTTGTGGCAAAACACAAACTGTTCCTGCTACGGCAATAGCTCCTGCGTATGGGCAAGCTAGTTTTGGTGAATTCCCTTGGCAG GCGCTAATTTTAACGAAACAAAATGATTACATAGCTGGGGGAGTACTGATTGACGCACTCAACGTAATTACCGTAACTCACAGATTATTACCATACAT TGTTTCAGGAACAGCTCCTAACGTGAAAGTTCGTATGGGAGAATGGGATGCCGCTGGAACTTATGAGCCGGTCCCTTATCAAGAGTACACGATAACTAAAGTGTTCAGTCATCCATCGTACAATGCCAACACTTTGCAGAATGACATCATGGTGTTAAGACTGGCTTCAGCAGTACAATTCACACCGGCTATGGGAGCTGCCGTAACTATCAACAGAGCATGTCTGCCACCGACGGCGACCACTGCTTATACGGGACAgag GTGTATGGTATCTGGTTGGGGTAAAAACATGTTCGGCCAGCAAGGCCAGTACCAGCAGATATTGAAGAAGGTCGACGTACCGATAGTGGCTCCGGCGACGTGTCAAACTCAGCTGCAGACTGCTCGGCTCGGCGCTACATACATGCTAGATACTACTTCATTTATTTGCGCTGGAGGCGAAGCGAACAAAGATTCTTGCACT gGTGACGGCGGTTCGGGTCTGGTATGTCAAGTGTCCGGTAGTTGGGTGGTGGTCGGGCTGGTGTCGTGGGGTCTCGGCTGCGCCAACGCCAACGTGCCCGGCGTGTACGTCAACGTCGCCGGCTTCCTGCCCTGGATACAACAACAAGTCGCCACCGcttaa